A genomic window from Gossypium hirsutum isolate 1008001.06 chromosome D12, Gossypium_hirsutum_v2.1, whole genome shotgun sequence includes:
- the LOC107945230 gene encoding uncharacterized protein isoform X2 translates to MERNLGKGLMDQQKNHEQIRYNNMEAGNETLESANQRFFHDPSSNINTNIRPPDYSMTAGARPVLNYSIQTGEEFALEFMRERVNPRQHFVQNAYGDPNSGPLYMDLKGILGISHTGSESGYDISMLNTVEKPCPQEFERKSPSVHEEKSYYDSMRSVSQSSSRNDISQGHQGFVSRNASLSSSTKVKFLCSFGGKILPRPRDRKLRYVGGETRMIRLSRDISFQELVQKMLAIYDQAHTIKYQLPGEDLDALVSVSCDEDLQNMMEECNVLEEGGPQKPRIFLFSSSDLDDVQYGLGSVETDSEMQYVVAVNGMDLGSRKNSIAASASENNLDELLGLNIVREAGRTVSEAAATGSASLTAHAPSSTVQSSHAPSSTLQSSQPVLVSSSNTYESSSQPCSEAKMRYGEVSQSSTPQMDGKSNVPLSPPLQYSYGSQPSNYVVPGESLVSMPVQGHVTPQVGLADMGFQVQDPEVSIKEVKLKRDSSAPKIAEPEKVRSLDKAPPTKEPKMKRDASLPKISETEKVRISEKEYSVPSNARDSSVANHIFSEEASVTMSVPDTVSSSFPAKNFKKTQEAVQNVVLPEVVTEGRKNVEDDHFYTASGPFTSGAGGSEADPNDFSCLEPSVIPQRVFHSERIPREQAEMNRLSKSDDSFGSQFLMSQAHSDPSQIIREAVDKIHDGNLSPQADQSVQSANPRSKNPRTVMDGLAEFENYKGFADKIISNISEEGLESTKEKSELKQVSVKSTVDEAAVGLNHPTAGQRTSVKHLDDPSLKPSDFERIEKDENKNAGNHTKGHNQPLVWAENPTRATSTVPPAASVCSSEHGDILIDINDRFPRDLLSDIFSKARMSQNLYDISPFSGDGAGLSLNMENHEPKHWSYFRNLAQDEFVRKDVSLMDQDHLGFSSPLTNIEVGAPIDYSYPPLKSAGGVALAQIKPDISFDEDIRQESVSVAATNNLDIGSEYKKSPLGGDESVQAGQSLQVPESEFENTGVPLVDHCHGEFDISTLQIIKNVDLEELRELGSGTFGTVYHGKWRGTDVAIKRIKKICFTGRSSEQERLTVEFWREADILSKLHHPNVVAFYGVVQDGPGGTLATVTEFMVNGSLRHVLLSKDRQLDRRKRLIIAMDAAFGMEYLHSKNIVHFDLKCDNLLVNLKDPVRPICKVGDFGLSKIKRNTLVTGGVRGTLPWMAPELLNGSSSKVSEKVDVFSFGIVLWEILTGEEPYANMHYGAIIGGIVSNTLRPPVPSYCDPEWKLLMEQCWAPDPVVRPSFTEIARRLRIMSSACQTKPQGHQMQNQASNVQCS, encoded by the exons atggAGAGAAATCTAGGAAAAGGCTTAATGGATCAACAGAAGAACCATGAACAAATTCGATACAATAATATGGAAGCTGGAAATGAGACTCTTGAGTCTGCAAACCAAAGATTTTTCCATGATCCATCTAGTAATATTAATACTAACATCCGACCTCCTGATTATAGTATGACGGCTGGAGCCAGACCGGTTTTGAATTACTCCATTCAGACAGGTGAGGAGTTTGCTCTGGAATTTATGCGGGAAAGGGTAAATCCCCGGCAGCATTTTGTTCAGAATGCTTATGGTGATCCTAACAGTGGACCTCTTTATATGGATCTAAAAGGCATTCTGGGAATTTCTCATACAGGTTCTGAAAGTGGCTATGATATCTCTATGCTGAATACGGTAGAAAAACCCTGTCCCCAGGAGTTTGAGAGAAAGTCCCCTTCTGTGCATGAAGAAAAAAGCTATTATGATTCCATGCGGTCAGTTTCTCAGTCctcttcaaggaatgacattagtcAGGGGCATCAAGGTTTTGTATCCAGAAATGCATCGCTTAGCTCCTCTACTAAGGTGAAGTTCCTCTGCAGCTTTGGTGGTAAAATTTTACCACGTCCCCGTGATAGGAAACTTAGATATGTTGGGGGGGAAACACGTATGATTAGATTAAGCAGGGATATTTCCTTTCAAGAGCTTGTTCAAAAAATGTTAGCAATTTATGACCAAGCCCATACAATAAAGTATCAGTTGCCTGGTGAGGATCTTGATGCATTGGTCTCTGTATCTTGTGATGAGGATCTGCAGAACATGATGGAGGAATGTAATGTGCTAGAAGAAGGAGGACCCCAGAAACCCAGGATATTCCTTTTCTCTAGTAGTGATTTGGATGATGTTCAGTATGGCTTGGGCAGTGTAGAGACTGATTCTGAGATGCAATATGTTGTTGCTGTCAATGGCATGGACCTAGGATCTAGAAAAAACTCAATTGCAGCAAGTGCTTCCGAGAATAATTTGGATGAGTTACTTGGTTTGAACATTGTAAGGGAGGCTGGTCGAACTGTAAGTGAAGCAGCTGCTACTGGTTCTGCTTCTTTGACAGCTCATGCACCTTCATCAACAGTCCAATCTTCTCATGCACCTTCGTCAACCCTACAATCTTCTCAACCTGTTTTGGTGAGTTCATCTAACACTTATGAATCTAGTTCACAGCCATGTTCAGAGGCAAAAATGCGTTATGGAGAAGTTAGCCAGTCTTCCACTCCCCAGATGGATGGGAAGAGTAATGTTCCTTTGTCTCCTCCATTGCAGTATAGTTATGGTTCTCAACCTTCTAACTATGTGGTGCCTGGAGAAAGTTTAGTCTCGATGCCGGTCCAGGGGCATGTGACCCCCCAGGTGGGTTTGGCTGATATGGGCTTTCAAGTACAAGATCCAGAAGTATCTATAAAAGAGGTGAAACTAAAAAGAGATAGCTCAGCCCCAAAAATTGCTGAACCTGAAAAGGTACGTTCCCTAGACAAAGCTCCTCCAACAAAGGAGCCAAAAATGAAAAGAGATGCATCTCTCCCTAAGATCAGTGAAACTGAAAAGGTTCGGATATCTGAGAAAGAGTACAGTGTCCCTTCAAATGCACGTGACAGTTCTGTTGCAAACCATATTTTCAGTGAGGAAGCATCTGTTACCATGTCAGTGCCAGACACTGTCTCATCTTCATTTCCtgcaaaaaatttcaaaaagaccCAGGAAGCTGTTCAGAACGTAGTTTTGCCTGAAGTTGTAACTGAAGGGAGAAAGAATGTTGAAGATGACCACTTTTACACAGCTAGCGGGCCTTTTACATCTGGTGCTGGTGGTTCTGAGGCTGATCCAAATGACTTTAGCTGCCTTGAGCCATCTGTGATTCCACAGCGAGTTTTCCATTCAGAGAGAATCCCTAGGGAGCAGGCAGAAATGAACCGTTTATCAAAGTCTGATGATTCTTTTGGGTCTCAGTTTCTAATGTCTCAAGCACATTCTGATCCTTCCCAAATAATTAGAGAAGCAGTTGACAAGATTCATGATGGGAATTTGTCTCCTCAAGCTGATCAGTCTGTCCAATCTGCAAATCCGAGGTCTAAAAATCCTCGGACTGTTATGGATGGGCTTGCTGAATTTGAAAATTACAAAGGTTTTGCTGATAAAATCATCTCTAATATTTCTGAGGAGGGGCTTGAGTCAACTAAGGAGAAATCTGAATTGAAACAAGTCTCAGTTAAGAGCACTGTTGATGAAGCAGCAGTTGGGTTAAATCATCCCACAGCAGGGCAAAGAACTTCTGTTAAGCACCTTGATGATCCTTCTTTGAAGCCGTCTGATTTTGAGCGAATTGAGAAGGATGAAAACAAGAATGCAGGAAATCACACTAAGGGGCATAACCAACCTTTGGTGTGGGCAGAGAACCCAACTAGAGCAACTTCCACTGTACCGCCTGCTGCTTCTGTATGCAGCTCTGAGCATGGAGACATACTTATTGATATTAACGACCGGTTTCCCCGTGACCTTCTGTCTGATATATTCTCAAAAGCAAGAATGTCCCAGAACCTCTATGATATCAGTCCATTCTCTGGTGATGGAGCTGGACTGAGCTTAAACATGGAGAATCATGAACCTAAGCATTGGTCATACTTTCGTAATTTGGCTCAAGATGAGTTTGTTAGAAAGGATGTTTCCCTCATGGATCAGGATCATCTGGGTTTCTCATCTCCACTTACAAATATTGAAGTTGGGGCTCCAATTGATTATAGCTATCCACCTTTGAAATCTGCTGGTGGAGTTGCCTTAGCTCAAATTAAGCCAGACATCAGTTTTGATGAGGACATTAGGCAAGAGTCAGTTTCTGTTGCTGCTACTAACAACTTGGATATAGGCTCAGAATACAAGAAGTCTCCACTCGGGGGTGATGAAAGTGTACAAGCTGGGCAAAGCCTTCAAGTACCTGAATCTGAGTTTGAG AATACTGGTGTACCTCTTGTGGATCATTGCCATGGAGAATTTGATATAAGCACATTGCAG ATCATTAAAAATGTAGATCTGGAAGAGCTAAGGGAGTTGGGTTCGGGTACGTTTGGGACTGTCTACCACGGAAAATGGAGAGGAACAGATGTTGCCATCAAGCGAATAAAAAAAATCTGTTTCACTGGTCGTTCATCTGAGCAAGAGAGATTG ACTGTGGAGTTCTGGCGTGAAGCTGACATCCTTTCAAAGCTTCACCACCCCAATGTAGTGGCCTTTTATGGTGTGGTGCAAGATGGACCTGGAGGAACACTAGCCACTGTCACAGAGTTCATGGTGAATGGCTCTCTTAGACATGTCTTGCTTAGCAAAGACag GCAACTTGATCGTCGTAAGCGACTCATTATTGCCATGGATGCAGCATTTGGGATGGAATATTTACATTCAAAAAACATTGTGcattttgatttaaaatgtgaCAACCTGCTTGTCAACTTGAAAGATCCTGTACGGCCAATTTGCAAG GTTGGGGACTTCGGGTTGTCAAAGATAAAAAGGAATACCTTGGTTACTGGTGGTGTGAGGGGAACTCTTCCATGGATGGCCCCAGAGCTGTTGAATGGCAGTAGTAGCAAGGTTTCTGAAAAG GTCGATGTGTTCTCATTTGGTATTGTTCTATGGGAGATTCTTACTGGCGAGGAACCGTATGCCAATATGCATTATGGAGCAATAATAG GAGGCATCGTTAGCAACACGCTCAGGCCACCCGTACCAAGCTACTGTGACCCAGAATGGAAGCTACTAATGGAGCAGTGTTGGGCTCCGGATCCCGTGGTTCGACCTTCATTCACAGAGATTGCTAGACGCTTACGAATCATGTCATCAGCATGCCAGACAAAACCACAGGGTCATCAGATGCAGAACCAAGCATCCAA TGTTCAGTGTAGCTAA
- the LOC107945230 gene encoding uncharacterized protein isoform X1 gives MERNLGKGLMDQQKNHEQIRYNNMEAGNETLESANQRFFHDPSSNINTNIRPPDYSMTAGARPVLNYSIQTGEEFALEFMRERVNPRQHFVQNAYGDPNSGPLYMDLKGILGISHTGSESGYDISMLNTVEKPCPQEFERKSPSVHEEKSYYDSMRSVSQSSSRNDISQGHQGFVSRNASLSSSTKVKFLCSFGGKILPRPRDRKLRYVGGETRMIRLSRDISFQELVQKMLAIYDQAHTIKYQLPGEDLDALVSVSCDEDLQNMMEECNVLEEGGPQKPRIFLFSSSDLDDVQYGLGSVETDSEMQYVVAVNGMDLGSRKNSIAASASENNLDELLGLNIVREAGRTVSEAAATGSASLTAHAPSSTVQSSHAPSSTLQSSQPVLVSSSNTYESSSQPCSEAKMRYGEVSQSSTPQMDGKSNVPLSPPLQYSYGSQPSNYVVPGESLVSMPVQGHVTPQVGLADMGFQVQDPEVSIKEVKLKRDSSAPKIAEPEKVRSLDKAPPTKEPKMKRDASLPKISETEKVRISEKEYSVPSNARDSSVANHIFSEEASVTMSVPDTVSSSFPAKNFKKTQEAVQNVVLPEVVTEGRKNVEDDHFYTASGPFTSGAGGSEADPNDFSCLEPSVIPQRVFHSERIPREQAEMNRLSKSDDSFGSQFLMSQAHSDPSQIIREAVDKIHDGNLSPQADQSVQSANPRSKNPRTVMDGLAEFENYKGFADKIISNISEEGLESTKEKSELKQVSVKSTVDEAAVGLNHPTAGQRTSVKHLDDPSLKPSDFERIEKDENKNAGNHTKGHNQPLVWAENPTRATSTVPPAASVCSSEHGDILIDINDRFPRDLLSDIFSKARMSQNLYDISPFSGDGAGLSLNMENHEPKHWSYFRNLAQDEFVRKDVSLMDQDHLGFSSPLTNIEVGAPIDYSYPPLKSAGGVALAQIKPDISFDEDIRQESVSVAATNNLDIGSEYKKSPLGGDESVQAGQSLQVPESEFEDGKLDIQNTGVPLVDHCHGEFDISTLQIIKNVDLEELRELGSGTFGTVYHGKWRGTDVAIKRIKKICFTGRSSEQERLTVEFWREADILSKLHHPNVVAFYGVVQDGPGGTLATVTEFMVNGSLRHVLLSKDRQLDRRKRLIIAMDAAFGMEYLHSKNIVHFDLKCDNLLVNLKDPVRPICKVGDFGLSKIKRNTLVTGGVRGTLPWMAPELLNGSSSKVSEKVDVFSFGIVLWEILTGEEPYANMHYGAIIGGIVSNTLRPPVPSYCDPEWKLLMEQCWAPDPVVRPSFTEIARRLRIMSSACQTKPQGHQMQNQASNVQCS, from the exons atggAGAGAAATCTAGGAAAAGGCTTAATGGATCAACAGAAGAACCATGAACAAATTCGATACAATAATATGGAAGCTGGAAATGAGACTCTTGAGTCTGCAAACCAAAGATTTTTCCATGATCCATCTAGTAATATTAATACTAACATCCGACCTCCTGATTATAGTATGACGGCTGGAGCCAGACCGGTTTTGAATTACTCCATTCAGACAGGTGAGGAGTTTGCTCTGGAATTTATGCGGGAAAGGGTAAATCCCCGGCAGCATTTTGTTCAGAATGCTTATGGTGATCCTAACAGTGGACCTCTTTATATGGATCTAAAAGGCATTCTGGGAATTTCTCATACAGGTTCTGAAAGTGGCTATGATATCTCTATGCTGAATACGGTAGAAAAACCCTGTCCCCAGGAGTTTGAGAGAAAGTCCCCTTCTGTGCATGAAGAAAAAAGCTATTATGATTCCATGCGGTCAGTTTCTCAGTCctcttcaaggaatgacattagtcAGGGGCATCAAGGTTTTGTATCCAGAAATGCATCGCTTAGCTCCTCTACTAAGGTGAAGTTCCTCTGCAGCTTTGGTGGTAAAATTTTACCACGTCCCCGTGATAGGAAACTTAGATATGTTGGGGGGGAAACACGTATGATTAGATTAAGCAGGGATATTTCCTTTCAAGAGCTTGTTCAAAAAATGTTAGCAATTTATGACCAAGCCCATACAATAAAGTATCAGTTGCCTGGTGAGGATCTTGATGCATTGGTCTCTGTATCTTGTGATGAGGATCTGCAGAACATGATGGAGGAATGTAATGTGCTAGAAGAAGGAGGACCCCAGAAACCCAGGATATTCCTTTTCTCTAGTAGTGATTTGGATGATGTTCAGTATGGCTTGGGCAGTGTAGAGACTGATTCTGAGATGCAATATGTTGTTGCTGTCAATGGCATGGACCTAGGATCTAGAAAAAACTCAATTGCAGCAAGTGCTTCCGAGAATAATTTGGATGAGTTACTTGGTTTGAACATTGTAAGGGAGGCTGGTCGAACTGTAAGTGAAGCAGCTGCTACTGGTTCTGCTTCTTTGACAGCTCATGCACCTTCATCAACAGTCCAATCTTCTCATGCACCTTCGTCAACCCTACAATCTTCTCAACCTGTTTTGGTGAGTTCATCTAACACTTATGAATCTAGTTCACAGCCATGTTCAGAGGCAAAAATGCGTTATGGAGAAGTTAGCCAGTCTTCCACTCCCCAGATGGATGGGAAGAGTAATGTTCCTTTGTCTCCTCCATTGCAGTATAGTTATGGTTCTCAACCTTCTAACTATGTGGTGCCTGGAGAAAGTTTAGTCTCGATGCCGGTCCAGGGGCATGTGACCCCCCAGGTGGGTTTGGCTGATATGGGCTTTCAAGTACAAGATCCAGAAGTATCTATAAAAGAGGTGAAACTAAAAAGAGATAGCTCAGCCCCAAAAATTGCTGAACCTGAAAAGGTACGTTCCCTAGACAAAGCTCCTCCAACAAAGGAGCCAAAAATGAAAAGAGATGCATCTCTCCCTAAGATCAGTGAAACTGAAAAGGTTCGGATATCTGAGAAAGAGTACAGTGTCCCTTCAAATGCACGTGACAGTTCTGTTGCAAACCATATTTTCAGTGAGGAAGCATCTGTTACCATGTCAGTGCCAGACACTGTCTCATCTTCATTTCCtgcaaaaaatttcaaaaagaccCAGGAAGCTGTTCAGAACGTAGTTTTGCCTGAAGTTGTAACTGAAGGGAGAAAGAATGTTGAAGATGACCACTTTTACACAGCTAGCGGGCCTTTTACATCTGGTGCTGGTGGTTCTGAGGCTGATCCAAATGACTTTAGCTGCCTTGAGCCATCTGTGATTCCACAGCGAGTTTTCCATTCAGAGAGAATCCCTAGGGAGCAGGCAGAAATGAACCGTTTATCAAAGTCTGATGATTCTTTTGGGTCTCAGTTTCTAATGTCTCAAGCACATTCTGATCCTTCCCAAATAATTAGAGAAGCAGTTGACAAGATTCATGATGGGAATTTGTCTCCTCAAGCTGATCAGTCTGTCCAATCTGCAAATCCGAGGTCTAAAAATCCTCGGACTGTTATGGATGGGCTTGCTGAATTTGAAAATTACAAAGGTTTTGCTGATAAAATCATCTCTAATATTTCTGAGGAGGGGCTTGAGTCAACTAAGGAGAAATCTGAATTGAAACAAGTCTCAGTTAAGAGCACTGTTGATGAAGCAGCAGTTGGGTTAAATCATCCCACAGCAGGGCAAAGAACTTCTGTTAAGCACCTTGATGATCCTTCTTTGAAGCCGTCTGATTTTGAGCGAATTGAGAAGGATGAAAACAAGAATGCAGGAAATCACACTAAGGGGCATAACCAACCTTTGGTGTGGGCAGAGAACCCAACTAGAGCAACTTCCACTGTACCGCCTGCTGCTTCTGTATGCAGCTCTGAGCATGGAGACATACTTATTGATATTAACGACCGGTTTCCCCGTGACCTTCTGTCTGATATATTCTCAAAAGCAAGAATGTCCCAGAACCTCTATGATATCAGTCCATTCTCTGGTGATGGAGCTGGACTGAGCTTAAACATGGAGAATCATGAACCTAAGCATTGGTCATACTTTCGTAATTTGGCTCAAGATGAGTTTGTTAGAAAGGATGTTTCCCTCATGGATCAGGATCATCTGGGTTTCTCATCTCCACTTACAAATATTGAAGTTGGGGCTCCAATTGATTATAGCTATCCACCTTTGAAATCTGCTGGTGGAGTTGCCTTAGCTCAAATTAAGCCAGACATCAGTTTTGATGAGGACATTAGGCAAGAGTCAGTTTCTGTTGCTGCTACTAACAACTTGGATATAGGCTCAGAATACAAGAAGTCTCCACTCGGGGGTGATGAAAGTGTACAAGCTGGGCAAAGCCTTCAAGTACCTGAATCTGAGTTTGAG GATGGGAAATTGGATATTCAGAATACTGGTGTACCTCTTGTGGATCATTGCCATGGAGAATTTGATATAAGCACATTGCAG ATCATTAAAAATGTAGATCTGGAAGAGCTAAGGGAGTTGGGTTCGGGTACGTTTGGGACTGTCTACCACGGAAAATGGAGAGGAACAGATGTTGCCATCAAGCGAATAAAAAAAATCTGTTTCACTGGTCGTTCATCTGAGCAAGAGAGATTG ACTGTGGAGTTCTGGCGTGAAGCTGACATCCTTTCAAAGCTTCACCACCCCAATGTAGTGGCCTTTTATGGTGTGGTGCAAGATGGACCTGGAGGAACACTAGCCACTGTCACAGAGTTCATGGTGAATGGCTCTCTTAGACATGTCTTGCTTAGCAAAGACag GCAACTTGATCGTCGTAAGCGACTCATTATTGCCATGGATGCAGCATTTGGGATGGAATATTTACATTCAAAAAACATTGTGcattttgatttaaaatgtgaCAACCTGCTTGTCAACTTGAAAGATCCTGTACGGCCAATTTGCAAG GTTGGGGACTTCGGGTTGTCAAAGATAAAAAGGAATACCTTGGTTACTGGTGGTGTGAGGGGAACTCTTCCATGGATGGCCCCAGAGCTGTTGAATGGCAGTAGTAGCAAGGTTTCTGAAAAG GTCGATGTGTTCTCATTTGGTATTGTTCTATGGGAGATTCTTACTGGCGAGGAACCGTATGCCAATATGCATTATGGAGCAATAATAG GAGGCATCGTTAGCAACACGCTCAGGCCACCCGTACCAAGCTACTGTGACCCAGAATGGAAGCTACTAATGGAGCAGTGTTGGGCTCCGGATCCCGTGGTTCGACCTTCATTCACAGAGATTGCTAGACGCTTACGAATCATGTCATCAGCATGCCAGACAAAACCACAGGGTCATCAGATGCAGAACCAAGCATCCAA TGTTCAGTGTAGCTAA